In Zobellia roscoffensis, the following are encoded in one genomic region:
- a CDS encoding nuclear transport factor 2 family protein, producing METDEIASKLVAWCNEGDFEKPYQQLYSDKIVSIENDGKAEGAYVEGFEGIKKKGEWWQENFEVHSSKASDPVVADNWFSVKFTMDTTHKPSGQRSTSSEIAVYEVQDGKIVKEQFFYNENG from the coding sequence ATGGAAACAGATGAAATTGCCTCTAAATTAGTGGCTTGGTGTAATGAAGGAGATTTTGAAAAGCCTTATCAGCAGTTGTATAGCGATAAAATAGTAAGTATCGAAAACGACGGTAAAGCGGAAGGAGCTTACGTTGAGGGTTTTGAGGGGATTAAGAAAAAGGGTGAGTGGTGGCAAGAAAACTTTGAAGTCCACAGTAGTAAGGCGTCAGATCCGGTAGTGGCAGACAATTGGTTTTCCGTAAAGTTTACCATGGATACGACACATAAACCATCTGGGCAGCGCTCTACATCATCCGAAATTGCTGTGTATGAGGTGCAAGATGGAAAAATTGTAAAAGAACAGTTCTTCTACAATGAGAATGGATAA
- a CDS encoding MGH1-like glycoside hydrolase domain-containing protein gives MTQNTKENKRLEDHYSKKKDWLKWGPYLSERQWGTVREDYSPNGDAWNYLPHDHARSRTYRWGEDGIAGISDRYCNICFSVALWNGKDPILKERLFGLTGPQGNHGEDVKELYYYLENTPSHSYMKHLYKYPQNEFPYNKLVEENRNRGKQENEYELLDTGIFDNNEYFDVHTEYAKADGEDILVKISVSNRGPKTAKAVVLPTIWIRNFWSFTGMDKKPVIKKAGTKKSPCVAVDHEYVGKYNLYFDTPSRVLFTENETNMERIYNGTNEHPFKKDLFHDAVIDNDFSLAEKNTEGTKCAPMYELQLAAGETKTIRLRLSSQDIDTPIDASFDGVFEERIAESRSFLESVTEKSNEEEREIQKQAFAGLLWTKQYYNYEVEQWLEGDPGTNPSDQRWHGRNSSWTAFRNHDILSMPDAWEYPWFAAWDSAFHCVTFSMVDHEFAKKQLLLFTKEWYMAANGQIPAYEWNFSDVNPPVQAWAAIQIYQMEQRKTGKGDLNFLKRMFNKLALNFTWWVNREDSSSNNVFQGGFLGLDNIGVFDRSNGVPGGGILEQVDGTSWMALYCLNMLEIALEIAQDDDTFEDMAIKYFGHFVFIAEALNKITEDSASSWDEKEGFFYDKLILPDNQKIPIKVRSISGLLSLTAVLNIRKECLDKLPRFKASMQWYRTYRMERQKYQVIEEFGLENDVLLSLVPRKRLDILIHSILDETEFLAKHGIRSLSKEHENKYEVKINGDTYSIEYERAESSTDLFGGNSNWRGPIWMPMNYLFISTFKEYHNYFGDSLKYAYPTGSDNNLNLKDIAFEISKRLIGIFQQDTDGHRPVNELDKEKYTDKHFKDLILFYEYFDGNNGRGVGASHQTGWTALVANLIEEINR, from the coding sequence ATGACCCAAAATACCAAAGAGAACAAAAGATTAGAAGACCATTATAGCAAGAAAAAAGATTGGCTAAAATGGGGTCCCTACCTAAGTGAACGGCAATGGGGCACGGTACGGGAAGACTATAGTCCAAACGGTGATGCATGGAACTATCTGCCACATGATCATGCTAGAAGCAGAACATACCGCTGGGGAGAAGACGGTATTGCCGGTATTTCTGACCGTTATTGTAACATCTGTTTTTCCGTAGCGCTATGGAACGGTAAAGACCCCATTTTAAAAGAGCGCCTTTTTGGATTGACCGGACCACAAGGCAACCACGGTGAAGATGTAAAAGAGCTTTATTATTACCTGGAGAATACACCTTCGCATTCCTACATGAAGCATCTCTACAAATACCCTCAGAATGAATTTCCATATAATAAATTAGTGGAGGAAAACCGTAATAGAGGCAAACAAGAGAATGAATATGAGCTCCTAGATACAGGTATCTTTGATAACAACGAATACTTTGATGTCCATACTGAATACGCCAAAGCGGATGGAGAAGATATTTTAGTAAAAATCTCTGTTAGTAACCGAGGTCCAAAAACAGCCAAAGCGGTTGTTTTACCAACTATTTGGATTCGAAATTTTTGGAGTTTCACGGGAATGGATAAAAAACCTGTCATTAAAAAGGCGGGAACAAAAAAATCTCCATGCGTGGCTGTAGACCATGAGTATGTTGGCAAATACAATTTGTATTTCGATACGCCCTCCAGAGTTCTATTTACAGAGAATGAAACCAATATGGAACGTATTTATAACGGTACCAATGAACACCCGTTTAAAAAAGATTTATTTCATGATGCAGTCATAGACAATGATTTTTCATTAGCTGAAAAAAACACCGAAGGCACAAAATGTGCTCCCATGTATGAATTGCAACTGGCCGCAGGTGAAACCAAAACTATTCGCCTAAGGCTCTCCTCGCAGGATATAGACACGCCTATTGATGCTTCTTTTGACGGTGTTTTTGAGGAAAGAATTGCAGAATCACGCTCTTTTCTAGAGTCAGTTACCGAAAAATCAAATGAAGAAGAACGAGAAATTCAAAAACAGGCATTCGCGGGGCTTCTATGGACTAAACAATATTATAATTATGAAGTGGAACAATGGCTTGAAGGCGACCCCGGAACGAACCCTTCAGATCAGCGATGGCACGGCAGAAATAGTTCTTGGACCGCCTTCAGAAATCATGATATTCTCTCCATGCCAGATGCTTGGGAATATCCATGGTTCGCAGCATGGGATTCCGCTTTTCATTGTGTTACCTTCTCAATGGTTGATCATGAATTTGCAAAAAAACAACTATTGCTCTTTACCAAAGAATGGTATATGGCCGCGAATGGTCAAATTCCGGCATACGAATGGAATTTTAGTGATGTAAACCCGCCTGTGCAAGCTTGGGCGGCCATTCAGATTTATCAAATGGAACAACGTAAAACCGGTAAGGGCGACCTAAATTTTTTAAAACGAATGTTCAATAAACTGGCGCTAAATTTCACGTGGTGGGTAAATCGTGAAGATAGCTCTAGTAATAATGTTTTTCAAGGTGGATTTTTAGGTCTTGATAATATAGGGGTTTTTGACCGTAGTAATGGTGTACCAGGTGGCGGTATTCTTGAACAGGTAGATGGCACCTCGTGGATGGCACTGTATTGTCTGAACATGCTAGAAATAGCCTTGGAAATTGCACAAGATGATGATACTTTTGAAGATATGGCTATAAAGTACTTTGGTCATTTTGTTTTCATTGCAGAAGCCCTAAATAAGATAACTGAAGATTCTGCCAGCTCTTGGGATGAAAAAGAAGGATTTTTCTACGACAAATTAATTTTACCCGACAATCAAAAAATTCCCATTAAAGTACGCTCTATATCCGGTTTACTCTCATTAACCGCGGTATTGAACATTAGAAAAGAATGCCTGGATAAACTACCACGGTTCAAGGCTAGTATGCAATGGTACCGCACCTATCGAATGGAGCGACAAAAATATCAGGTGATTGAAGAATTTGGCCTTGAAAATGACGTATTACTTTCTTTAGTACCACGTAAAAGATTAGATATTTTAATACATAGCATATTAGATGAGACAGAGTTTTTAGCCAAACATGGTATACGCTCATTATCTAAAGAACATGAAAATAAATACGAAGTAAAAATAAACGGAGACACGTATAGTATTGAATACGAACGTGCAGAATCATCTACAGATTTGTTCGGGGGAAATTCAAATTGGAGAGGCCCCATATGGATGCCTATGAACTACCTTTTTATCAGTACATTTAAAGAGTATCATAATTATTTTGGTGACAGCTTAAAATATGCTTACCCCACAGGAAGCGATAATAATCTGAATCTAAAAGATATAGCATTTGAAATAAGTAAAAGACTAATTGGTATTTTTCAACAAGACACGGATGGACATAGACCCGTAAACGAGTTGGACAAGGAAAAATATACCGATAAGCATTTTAAAGATTTAATTTTGTTCTATGAATATTTTGATGGAAACAATGGCCGTGGTGTAGGTGCATCTCACCAAACGGGGTGGACTGCTTTAGTAGCAAATCTAATTGAAGAAATTAACAGATAA
- a CDS encoding TonB-dependent receptor, which translates to MKTNLHHTLYFLFSILFVGIANAQTSSVSGKITDNEGPVPFANLYLKGTKYGTSANENGLFTLEKIPSGTYVLKVSAIGYQNFSTKITFERNENKTFNIELIQASEQLEEMVVSGTLKAVSRSESPVPVEVYSPTFLKKNPTASIFEALQNVNGVRPQINCNVCNTGDIHINGLEGPYTLVLIDGMPIVSGLGTVYGLSGIPNSLIEQIEIVKGPASSLYGSEAVGGLINIITKNTLDAPDFFADAFVTGWGEVNVDVGAKINFGEKTDMLLGVNYFNYDNPIDNNGDNFTDLTLQDRISVFQKWNFQRNENRIFSLAGRFFYEDRWGGEMQWTPEFRGGDEIYGESIYTRRWEVLGKYQLPIEEKVLFSFSYNDHNQNSVYGDVPYLADQRIGFGQFTWDKKLENHDILVGTALRYNYYDDNTTATVTADEVVIPSIFVQDEISLATQHSLLLGMRYDYDERHGNIYTPRMAYRYKITDNDILRLNAGTGFRVVNLFTEEHAALTGARDVIVTEELDPERSVNVNLNYLKKIYADSGAFISLDASVFYTHFSNAILPDYDTNPNQIIYDNLNGKSVSKGASANIDFSFPSGFKFLIGATVQDVSQTEDGVTERQILTESYTGTWNASYEFKKINLSVDYSGNIYGPMRLPTFGETDPRSDYSPAWSIQNIQFTWKGLENFEFYGGVKNLLDWTPNRGNPFIIARANDPFDRNVTFDANGDAVATPNNPNALTFDPSYVYGPNQGIRGFFGLRYRIN; encoded by the coding sequence ATGAAAACTAATTTACATCATACACTATATTTCCTATTCTCAATCCTGTTTGTTGGTATTGCGAATGCCCAAACCAGCAGTGTTAGTGGAAAAATTACAGATAACGAAGGTCCGGTTCCGTTTGCCAACCTCTATTTAAAAGGAACCAAATATGGAACCTCAGCCAATGAAAATGGGCTATTTACTTTAGAAAAAATTCCATCGGGCACCTACGTTTTAAAGGTTTCCGCTATAGGCTATCAAAATTTTTCGACCAAAATCACATTTGAAAGAAATGAAAATAAGACGTTTAATATTGAGTTGATTCAAGCTTCTGAGCAATTAGAAGAAATGGTAGTGAGCGGAACGTTGAAAGCAGTAAGCCGATCCGAAAGTCCGGTGCCTGTAGAGGTTTATAGTCCTACTTTTCTTAAAAAGAACCCCACTGCAAGTATTTTTGAAGCATTACAAAATGTAAATGGCGTGCGCCCTCAAATTAACTGCAACGTGTGTAATACAGGTGATATTCATATTAATGGGCTAGAAGGTCCTTACACTCTAGTATTAATTGACGGAATGCCCATAGTTAGTGGATTGGGAACCGTTTATGGTCTGTCTGGCATACCAAATTCATTAATAGAACAGATTGAAATTGTAAAAGGCCCTGCTTCCAGCCTTTATGGAAGCGAAGCCGTTGGCGGACTGATAAACATAATCACCAAAAACACCCTAGATGCACCGGATTTCTTTGCCGATGCTTTTGTTACGGGCTGGGGAGAGGTTAATGTTGACGTCGGTGCTAAAATCAATTTTGGAGAGAAGACAGATATGCTTCTAGGCGTCAATTACTTTAATTACGACAACCCCATTGATAACAACGGCGATAATTTTACTGATCTTACTTTACAAGACCGTATTTCAGTTTTTCAAAAATGGAACTTCCAACGTAACGAGAACCGTATATTCTCTCTTGCCGGCCGTTTTTTCTACGAAGACCGCTGGGGAGGAGAAATGCAATGGACGCCAGAGTTTAGAGGTGGTGATGAAATTTATGGTGAAAGCATATATACGCGCAGATGGGAAGTTCTAGGCAAGTATCAATTACCTATCGAAGAAAAGGTACTTTTCTCTTTCTCCTATAATGACCACAACCAAAACTCAGTGTACGGTGATGTACCTTATTTAGCTGATCAGCGCATCGGTTTTGGGCAGTTTACTTGGGACAAGAAGTTAGAAAATCATGATATTTTAGTCGGTACTGCCCTACGCTACAATTATTATGATGACAATACTACGGCAACCGTAACTGCAGATGAAGTGGTCATACCCAGCATATTTGTTCAAGATGAAATTTCATTGGCAACACAGCACTCCCTTCTACTGGGCATGCGCTACGATTATGATGAAAGACATGGTAACATTTATACGCCAAGAATGGCATACAGATACAAAATAACTGATAATGACATCTTACGTTTAAATGCAGGTACAGGTTTTAGAGTTGTAAATTTATTTACTGAAGAACATGCTGCATTGACCGGTGCTAGAGATGTAATTGTTACCGAAGAACTAGACCCCGAACGCTCCGTAAACGTAAACCTTAATTACCTTAAAAAGATATATGCGGATAGCGGTGCATTTATAAGTTTGGATGCTTCGGTTTTTTACACGCATTTCAGCAACGCTATTTTACCGGATTATGATACCAACCCCAACCAAATTATTTATGACAATCTAAACGGAAAATCAGTATCTAAAGGCGCAAGTGCCAATATTGATTTTTCATTTCCTAGCGGATTTAAATTTTTAATCGGAGCTACAGTTCAAGATGTGAGTCAAACGGAAGACGGTGTTACGGAACGACAAATTCTTACCGAAAGTTATACCGGAACCTGGAATGCTTCCTATGAATTCAAAAAAATAAATTTATCCGTGGACTACTCCGGAAATATATATGGCCCTATGCGTTTACCAACCTTTGGTGAGACCGACCCCAGAAGCGATTATTCGCCAGCATGGAGCATACAGAACATACAATTTACATGGAAGGGATTAGAAAATTTTGAGTTCTACGGAGGAGTAAAAAACCTGTTGGACTGGACCCCAAACCGCGGTAATCCTTTTATTATTGCAAGGGCAAACGACCCATTTGACAGGAATGTAACTTTTGATGCCAATGGCGATGCAGTAGCCACACCCAACAACCCAAATGCACTAACTTTTGATCCATCCTATGTATACGGACCTAACCAAGGTATTCGCGGATTTTTTGGTTTGAGGTATCGCATTAATTAA
- a CDS encoding metal-dependent transcriptional regulator, producing MTLSEEDYIKAIYHLGKGENNIVSTNEVAEQMNTKPSSVTDMVKKLSDKGVANYRKYKGVCLTEYGQKVALTLVRKHRLWEVFLVEKLNFAWDEVHEVAEQLEHIKSEKLTDSLDKLLGYPQVDPHGDPIPSKNGEFKKAVKKLLNEIPVGTSGTCVGVKDSSAPFLKFLDKNRIALGDTIIVLEKEEFDGSLHIQVKGKDIRISDQIAANLYLKITE from the coding sequence ATGACACTTTCAGAAGAAGATTATATAAAAGCGATTTATCACTTGGGAAAGGGTGAGAACAACATTGTTTCTACCAATGAAGTGGCGGAACAAATGAATACGAAACCATCGTCAGTAACGGACATGGTCAAGAAGCTTTCAGATAAGGGCGTAGCCAATTATAGAAAATATAAAGGAGTTTGCCTTACGGAATATGGGCAGAAAGTAGCCTTGACCCTTGTTAGAAAACATCGGTTGTGGGAGGTGTTTTTGGTGGAAAAATTGAATTTTGCTTGGGATGAGGTACATGAGGTAGCAGAACAGTTAGAGCACATTAAAAGTGAGAAGTTAACGGATAGCTTGGATAAGCTTTTGGGGTATCCACAGGTAGATCCTCATGGAGACCCTATTCCATCAAAAAATGGGGAATTCAAGAAAGCGGTAAAGAAATTATTGAACGAGATACCTGTAGGCACCAGTGGTACTTGTGTTGGGGTTAAAGATTCATCGGCGCCGTTTCTCAAATTTTTGGATAAGAATAGGATTGCTTTGGGAGATACCATCATAGTGCTAGAAAAGGAAGAGTTTGATGGATCGCTGCATATTCAGGTCAAAGGGAAGGATATTCGCATCTCGGACCAGATTGCAGCAAATTTATATCTTAAAATAACGGAATGA
- a CDS encoding sensor histidine kinase has protein sequence MIAPQNHENEAERLALLQSYSILDTELEEDYDNLVLLASEICGTPISVITLLDKDRQWFKARRGLDVSETERQYSFCGHTIHEADNILVVEDAREDERFFDNPIVVGDPRVIFYAGVTLKGASGMPLGTLCVIDNKPKKITESQLAALKILSDQVMNLLDLRKSKMNLEKANEELELANHELDNFAAVAAHDLKSPLNNIITLSNCLHDLYSPKMDDEGKQIVEFIRSSSETLKKLITGLLNYSKSGQYNIDDKTTILLSDLQRSIKELFGGRKECTITVKSDLDSIYANKVAVEQILINLIANAVKYNDKPSIEIALEIKEQDGFYEFAVKDNGPGIHEDDQEKIFKIFEVISEQDRYGDKGTGIGLATVKKVVEGLGGVISVASQLGEGATFTFTIKSPIVVESSMA, from the coding sequence ATGATAGCCCCCCAAAATCATGAAAATGAAGCAGAGCGGCTTGCACTTTTGCAATCGTATTCTATTCTTGACACAGAATTAGAGGAAGATTATGACAATTTGGTGCTGTTGGCTTCGGAAATATGTGGTACACCTATATCTGTTATTACACTTTTAGATAAGGACCGGCAATGGTTTAAAGCGCGGCGTGGATTAGACGTTAGTGAAACCGAGAGACAATATTCCTTTTGTGGCCATACCATTCATGAAGCTGATAATATTCTTGTTGTAGAAGATGCAAGAGAAGATGAACGTTTTTTTGATAATCCTATAGTCGTGGGTGATCCCAGGGTTATTTTTTATGCCGGTGTTACATTAAAAGGGGCTAGTGGTATGCCGCTAGGAACGCTTTGCGTTATTGATAATAAGCCAAAAAAAATTACAGAGAGTCAGCTAGCCGCATTAAAAATCCTTTCTGATCAGGTGATGAATCTATTGGATTTACGAAAAAGTAAAATGAATCTTGAAAAGGCGAATGAAGAACTTGAACTAGCCAATCATGAGTTAGATAATTTTGCCGCTGTGGCCGCTCATGATTTAAAATCACCTTTAAATAATATTATTACGTTATCTAATTGTCTGCACGATTTATATTCTCCTAAAATGGATGATGAGGGCAAGCAAATTGTAGAGTTTATACGAAGCTCTTCAGAAACACTTAAAAAACTCATTACGGGTTTACTTAACTACAGTAAATCCGGTCAATATAATATAGACGATAAAACCACGATTTTGTTGAGCGACTTACAAAGATCTATAAAAGAGCTTTTTGGTGGTCGCAAAGAATGTACTATAACAGTAAAGAGCGATTTAGATTCTATTTATGCGAATAAGGTAGCCGTTGAGCAGATTTTGATAAATCTGATTGCCAACGCCGTTAAGTATAACGATAAACCCAGTATTGAAATAGCACTTGAAATAAAAGAACAAGATGGTTTTTATGAATTTGCCGTTAAAGACAACGGACCAGGGATTCATGAAGATGACCAAGAAAAAATCTTTAAAATTTTTGAGGTTATTTCTGAGCAAGATAGATATGGCGATAAAGGAACAGGTATTGGTTTAGCTACAGTAAAAAAGGTCGTTGAAGGCCTTGGAGGAGTAATTAGTGTAGCTTCACAATTAGGTGAAGGCGCAACATTTACCTTCACCATTAAAAGCCCTATTGTAGTTGAATCCTCAATGGCGTAA
- a CDS encoding DUF423 domain-containing protein, with protein sequence MVLLAQIVGALYGLLAVIFGAFGAHALKKLLSEEQLKSFETGVKYQMYHALVLLVVGFNFNMDVAFQQYMVYCFVIGTFLFSFSIYALVISSAKGKKLRFLGPITPLGGLLLVCGWGLLLYSFINNLI encoded by the coding sequence ATGGTTCTATTGGCTCAGATTGTAGGTGCATTGTATGGTCTTTTGGCTGTAATTTTTGGCGCTTTTGGTGCTCACGCTTTAAAGAAGTTACTTTCTGAAGAGCAGCTCAAAAGTTTTGAAACTGGAGTAAAATACCAAATGTATCACGCTCTGGTGTTGTTGGTAGTTGGATTCAATTTTAATATGGATGTTGCCTTTCAGCAATATATGGTCTATTGTTTTGTTATAGGTACTTTTTTATTTTCGTTTAGTATATATGCTTTGGTCATTAGCTCGGCAAAAGGAAAGAAATTACGTTTCCTAGGGCCCATAACGCCACTTGGAGGCTTGTTATTGGTATGTGGTTGGGGACTATTGTTGTATAGCTTTATAAACAACCTTATCTAG
- a CDS encoding carboxypeptidase-like regulatory domain-containing protein, producing MPKVFVHTLIFFLFFTSAQHAQSLSSTIVDSVSKKPVPYATVQLNNRGMITNEEGKFKFLLNDAVEASDSLFVSCIGYESIGKPISEFTDSLIYLKPKAIELREVIVSNKNYTPKEIIELVEDNIEKNYITDFSKKRLFLRETYQNKIIKTEYQIKKSTIDAFNKSFLDSVIQTIPKNNIYYTEMLGDLYGADDADEQKLDLIKASELYDKSKELDVELLEEKFNKIVKENIKTDSYFKIKSGLFGTKVDADDMGEIFKEEIDSTDVAALNERLEEEKKSKEERREFFLEYKRKTLGNLFENLPIFDDSDYNVLFKPRRYDLILENYTYLGDQAVYVISFVPDGSPEYGGTLYINSDDFALIRMDFENTESLRDFKLLGVSVNEYLAKGSILFDKGPDQKYHLRYYNVIKGIRAGIKRPLTIIEKNKNVKGRRKQNELALKVDAAFGNINRYELIVFDEEPINSGQFEAFKEKTGVLPTYMPDYDPNFWKGHDIIEPNQAIKEFTSEIQPDN from the coding sequence ATGCCAAAAGTCTTTGTTCACACCCTCATCTTCTTTCTATTCTTTACTTCGGCACAACATGCCCAAAGCTTAAGCTCTACCATTGTAGATTCCGTTTCTAAAAAACCTGTGCCCTACGCTACCGTGCAGTTAAACAATAGAGGTATGATTACCAATGAAGAGGGGAAGTTCAAATTCTTGCTGAACGATGCTGTAGAAGCTTCCGACTCTCTTTTTGTTTCTTGTATTGGCTACGAGTCCATAGGGAAGCCCATTTCCGAGTTTACGGATAGCCTAATTTATCTTAAACCAAAGGCTATAGAGCTTAGGGAAGTTATCGTATCCAACAAAAACTATACGCCAAAGGAAATTATTGAACTTGTAGAAGATAATATTGAGAAGAACTACATCACGGATTTTTCTAAAAAACGGTTGTTCCTTAGAGAAACCTACCAAAACAAAATTATAAAAACCGAGTATCAGATCAAGAAATCTACGATTGATGCTTTCAACAAAAGTTTCTTGGATAGTGTGATTCAAACCATACCTAAAAACAACATTTATTACACAGAAATGCTGGGCGACCTCTATGGTGCCGATGATGCGGATGAACAAAAGCTAGATCTTATTAAAGCATCAGAACTGTATGATAAAAGCAAAGAGCTAGATGTAGAGCTGTTAGAGGAAAAGTTCAATAAAATTGTAAAGGAAAATATTAAGACCGATTCTTATTTTAAAATAAAATCTGGATTGTTCGGCACTAAAGTAGATGCTGATGACATGGGTGAAATCTTTAAAGAGGAAATAGATTCTACAGATGTGGCAGCCCTTAACGAACGCCTTGAAGAGGAAAAAAAGAGCAAAGAAGAGCGAAGGGAATTCTTTCTGGAATACAAGCGTAAAACACTGGGCAACCTTTTTGAAAACCTCCCGATTTTTGACGATTCCGACTATAACGTGCTGTTCAAACCCAGACGCTATGACCTCATCCTAGAAAACTATACCTATTTAGGAGACCAGGCCGTATATGTCATCAGTTTTGTTCCAGACGGCTCACCCGAATATGGTGGTACGCTTTATATAAATTCAGATGATTTTGCACTAATCCGAATGGATTTTGAAAATACTGAATCGCTTAGAGACTTTAAACTATTGGGTGTCTCCGTGAACGAATATTTAGCAAAAGGGAGCATTCTTTTTGATAAGGGCCCCGATCAAAAGTATCACCTGCGCTACTACAATGTAATTAAAGGTATCCGAGCTGGAATTAAAAGACCTTTAACCATTATTGAAAAGAACAAAAACGTGAAGGGCAGACGCAAGCAAAATGAGTTGGCGTTGAAAGTAGATGCTGCTTTTGGCAATATCAACCGGTATGAACTTATAGTTTTTGACGAGGAACCCATTAATTCAGGTCAGTTTGAAGCCTTTAAGGAGAAGACCGGTGTTCTACCTACCTATATGCCAGATTACGACCCCAACTTTTGGAAAGGTCATGACATTATAGAACCCAATCAGGCCATAAAAGAATTCACTTCAGAAATCCAACCTGATAACTAG
- a CDS encoding ZIP family metal transporter: MQEIIDYFESIDPVLAAFYATLFTWGLTAAGAALVFFFKGMNRALLDGMLGFTGGVMVAASFWSLLAPGIEMSPGEGFVKVIPAAVGFLLGSLFIFGLDKVLPHLHINFKESEKEGIKTPWHRTTLLTLAITLHNIPEGLAVGVLFGGVAAGFDGASIGGAVALALGIGLQNFPEGFAVAMPLRRQGLSRYKSFMYGQASALVEPIAAVLGAWAVLTFQPILPYALSFAAGAMIFVVVEEVIPETQQDKYTDIATMGFIGGFIIMMTLDVGLG, encoded by the coding sequence ATGCAAGAGATAATTGATTATTTTGAATCGATAGATCCAGTTTTGGCGGCGTTTTATGCCACACTATTTACTTGGGGATTAACAGCTGCAGGTGCTGCATTGGTTTTTTTCTTTAAAGGAATGAACCGAGCATTATTGGATGGGATGCTTGGTTTTACCGGCGGAGTTATGGTTGCGGCCAGTTTTTGGAGTCTCTTGGCTCCGGGCATAGAAATGAGTCCAGGTGAAGGCTTTGTAAAGGTAATACCCGCCGCCGTAGGTTTTCTTTTGGGTTCTCTGTTTATTTTTGGATTGGACAAGGTGCTTCCACATTTGCACATTAACTTTAAAGAAAGTGAAAAAGAAGGTATTAAAACTCCTTGGCACCGAACAACGCTGCTAACCTTAGCAATTACACTGCATAATATTCCGGAAGGTTTGGCAGTGGGTGTCCTTTTTGGAGGGGTTGCTGCAGGGTTTGATGGCGCAAGTATAGGTGGTGCCGTGGCCTTGGCTTTGGGTATTGGTTTACAGAATTTTCCTGAAGGGTTTGCGGTGGCTATGCCATTGAGAAGGCAAGGCCTTAGTAGGTATAAAAGTTTTATGTACGGACAGGCATCTGCATTGGTAGAGCCAATTGCGGCAGTTTTAGGGGCTTGGGCAGTTTTAACTTTTCAACCTATTTTACCATACGCGCTATCATTTGCAGCAGGAGCAATGATTTTTGTTGTTGTGGAAGAGGTTATACCGGAAACACAACAGGATAAATATACAGATATAGCAACCATGGGTTTTATAGGTGGCTTTATTATTATGATGACCTTGGATGTAGGTTTGGGGTAA